The Rhinolophus ferrumequinum isolate MPI-CBG mRhiFer1 chromosome 4, mRhiFer1_v1.p, whole genome shotgun sequence genome has a window encoding:
- the C4H13orf46 gene encoding uncharacterized protein C13orf46 homolog, with amino-acid sequence MEKDAAAMHRRHRPGPGAPLEVASGHLKASDMADLQRSRSMGGLHQKGDPPSSIRKLCKELESEDQEKDLRSDAKDTICQANLKEDNQEENQDGLGKSDHEHGKMEPEVEKSDSEASGEEEPEGGENTDKCLQEAKEQESESIKLKDLLEKEKPSVFVEIDLGGHAEEVVTCAMREEKRSQKDMGDLSEDETRTSWVCCIPYSTRKKVKESV; translated from the exons ATGGAGAAGGATGCCGCCGCCATGCATAGGAGGCACCGGCCGGGCCCCGGGGCACCTCTGGAGGTGGCCTCTGGACACCTCAAGGCCAGCGACATGGCTGATCTCCAGAGGAGCAGGAGCATGGGCGGCTTACACCAGAAGGGGGACCCTCCGAGCAGCATCCGGAAGCTGTGCAAGGAGCTAG AATCTGAAGATCAAGAAAAAGACCTGAGAAGCGACGCCAAAGATACCATCTG TCAGGCAAACCTCAAGGAAGACAATCAGGAAGAGAATCAGGATGGCCTTGGAAAGTCAGACCACGAGCATGGAAAGATGGAACCAGAGGTTGAGAAGAGCGACTCAGAGGCCAGTGGTGAGGAGGAGCCGGAAGGAGGAGAGAACACAGACAAATGCCTCCAGGAGGCCAAG GAACAGGAGTCAGAGTCCATAAAGCTGAAAGACCTTCTGGAAAAAGAG AAACCATCTGTGTTTGTGGAGATTGATCTCGGAGGCCATGCTGAGGAG GTGGTCACGTGTGCcatgagagaagagaagaggtccCAGAAGGACATGGGGGATTTGTCAGAAGATGA GACCAGGACCAGCTGGGTGTGCTGCATTCCATACTCCACCAGAAAGAAGGTGAAGGAGAGTGTGTAG